GGTCGGCACGATCGCTTGCCGCACCGAACAACATTCTTTTGCCCACAAAGGCGGACGAGTGGGGCAAACTTAACCTGCTCTATCACGCTCCCGAAGACGCTACTCCCCCATGGCAAATGTCGATCAATTCCGCGTGCTTGACCAGCTGCGCCAGCCGGTTTGGGTGTTCGATCCGGACAACCTCCGCGTGCATTGGGCGAACGAGGCGGGGCTGATCGTCTGGCAGGCGGAGAGCCTGGAGGAGTTGTCAGCGAGAGACATGGGCGCCGACATGTCGCCGGAAATCGCGACTCGCCTGGAGCAATATCGCGCGGATCTGCGCAAGGACCCGAGCGCCGTCTTCAATGACGTGGTGACCCTCTACCCGAACGGTCAGCCCGCCACCCTGCACGTGGTGCACTCGGCGTTCCCCCTCGACGACGGTCGCATGGCCATGCTCGTGGAGGGCCTGCAGGACCATCCCCTCGACGCCGACGGCCTGCGCAGCGTGGAGGCCCTCGTGCACACGCCGGTGATGATCACGCTCTACGACCAGGCCGGGGTGGCGATCTACCGAAACCCCGCGTCGCGCGCCGCGTTGAAGAACGGCGCGCGCGCGCTCGAGGAACACTTCGCCTCGCCGGCGGACTACCGCTCGCTCACCCTCGCCCTGCGCAGCACCGGCGTCGGCAACATCACGGCCCAGGTGAACGCCTTCGGTGAAGTGCGCTGGCACGACATCTCGGCCCGCCGCTGCCACGACCCCATCAGCGGGCAGACCGCGTGGTTGCTGAGCGAAGTGGACGTGAGCAGCCTGAAGAGCGCCGAGCACTGCGCCCAGTTCCTCGCCAACCACGACACCCTGACCCAGCTGCCGAATCGCAACTACGTGAACGAGCGCTTCGGCGAGCGGCTCACGGAGGTGCGCGAGCGCGGCGAGCAGGGCGCGATCGTCTTCATCGATCTCGACAACTTCAAGGACGTCAACGACTCCCTCGGCCACGCGGCCGGCGACCGTCTCCTGATGGAGACGGCGGATCGCCTGCGCGCCGTGGTGCGCCAGGGGGATCTCATCGCCCGCCTCGGCGGCGATGAATTCTTGATCCTCGCCTCGGCTCGCGATATCCAGGAGCATCTCAAGGCGCTTTCCGCACGGGTCACGCAGGCCCTGTCGGCGCCTGTGGTGCTCGATGGGCGCGAGGTGTGCGTGACACCTACGCTAGGGGTTAGCCTGTTCCCGGACGACGGCGAGGATCTCGAGACGCTCATGCGTCACGCGGACCTGGCCGTGTACGAGGCCAAGGCACGGGGGCGCAACACGCTGGTCTTCTTCACGCCGCAACTCAGCGCGGTGGTCAACGCCCGCCTGACCCTCGAGCGCGATATCCGCCACGCCTTCGAGCGCGATGAGTTCGAAGTGTTCTACCAGCCGCGCGTGCGCCTCAGCGATGGCCAGATCTGCGGCGTGGAGGCGCTCGCTCGCTGGCACCATCCCACCCG
This portion of the Pseudomonadota bacterium genome encodes:
- a CDS encoding EAL domain-containing protein; this translates as MANVDQFRVLDQLRQPVWVFDPDNLRVHWANEAGLIVWQAESLEELSARDMGADMSPEIATRLEQYRADLRKDPSAVFNDVVTLYPNGQPATLHVVHSAFPLDDGRMAMLVEGLQDHPLDADGLRSVEALVHTPVMITLYDQAGVAIYRNPASRAALKNGARALEEHFASPADYRSLTLALRSTGVGNITAQVNAFGEVRWHDISARRCHDPISGQTAWLLSEVDVSSLKSAEHCAQFLANHDTLTQLPNRNYVNERFGERLTEVRERGEQGAIVFIDLDNFKDVNDSLGHAAGDRLLMETADRLRAVVRQGDLIARLGGDEFLILASARDIQEHLKALSARVTQALSAPVVLDGREVCVTPTLGVSLFPDDGEDLETLMRHADLAVYEAKARGRNTLVFFTPQLSAVVNARLTLERDIRHAFERDEFEVFYQPRVRLSDGQICGVEALARWHHPTRGLVEPDDFVSTCERMGYIDELARIVVERSFEAQAEWERLGYPLSLSLNLSPLQLGKDHLIDDLLALVKRYDRRPKDIMLEITESVLLGHDAPTAERVKELREAGFRIAIDDFGTGYSNLAYLHRYPLDCLKIDRSFINGLNAARPVTELIVSMAQLLKMDIIAEGIETAAQLDWVRERGCLEYQGFLFSPPVPHQALVDILQCDAVPLGPQAAH